One stretch of Fibrobacter sp. UWR4 DNA includes these proteins:
- a CDS encoding LL-diaminopimelate aminotransferase, producing MNESIINPFYDRLPGSYLFSTIAKKIKEYQGTHANADIIRLGIGDVTTPIIPAAIEAMHKAVDEMACKDTFRGYGPEQGYDFLREAIIRGEYTPRGVEMDPDDVFVSDGSKCDVANIQELFAADVKIAIPDPVYPVYLDSNVMAGRTGFMQDDGHFSEVTYLASTAENNFQPDLPKNPVQLIYLCSPNNPTGTVLSRETLQKFVDYANETGAVILFDGAYNCYIQDESLPHSIYEIPGARTCAIEFRSFSKTAGFTGVRCAYTIVPHELGKLRAMWNRRQCTKFNGVNYVVQRAAESIYTPVGWEQTKAVIKGYMDTAAMIRTELTAAGYTVFGGEHAPYIWWKLPEGEKSFDFFDRLLVTCEVVGTPGSGFGPCGEGYFRLTAFGDHEQTKVALKRIKEKL from the coding sequence ATGAACGAATCTATCATTAACCCATTTTACGATCGTCTTCCTGGCAGCTACCTTTTCTCTACCATCGCCAAGAAGATCAAGGAATATCAGGGCACCCACGCCAATGCCGACATTATCCGTCTGGGTATCGGCGATGTGACCACTCCCATTATCCCTGCCGCTATTGAAGCTATGCACAAGGCTGTTGACGAAATGGCCTGCAAGGACACCTTCCGCGGTTACGGTCCGGAACAGGGTTACGACTTCTTGCGCGAAGCCATCATCCGCGGCGAATATACTCCCCGCGGTGTTGAAATGGATCCGGACGATGTGTTCGTCAGTGACGGTTCCAAGTGCGACGTGGCCAACATTCAGGAACTTTTTGCCGCCGACGTAAAGATTGCCATTCCCGACCCGGTTTATCCTGTTTACCTGGATTCCAACGTGATGGCAGGCCGTACCGGCTTTATGCAGGATGATGGCCATTTCTCTGAAGTCACCTACCTGGCTTCTACCGCCGAAAACAATTTCCAGCCGGACCTTCCCAAGAACCCGGTGCAGCTGATTTACCTGTGCAGCCCCAACAACCCGACGGGCACCGTGCTTAGCCGCGAAACCCTCCAGAAGTTCGTGGACTACGCCAACGAAACTGGCGCTGTGATCCTCTTCGATGGTGCTTACAACTGCTACATCCAGGATGAATCCCTGCCTCACTCCATTTACGAAATTCCGGGCGCCCGCACTTGCGCTATCGAGTTCCGCAGCTTCAGTAAGACTGCTGGCTTTACCGGCGTCCGTTGCGCTTACACCATCGTTCCTCACGAACTGGGCAAGCTCCGCGCCATGTGGAATCGCCGTCAGTGCACCAAGTTTAACGGCGTGAACTACGTGGTTCAGCGCGCCGCCGAATCCATCTACACTCCCGTAGGCTGGGAACAGACTAAGGCTGTGATCAAGGGCTACATGGACACCGCCGCCATGATCCGCACCGAACTCACCGCCGCCGGCTATACCGTATTTGGTGGCGAACACGCTCCCTACATCTGGTGGAAGTTGCCCGAAGGCGAAAAGTCCTTCGACTTCTTCGACCGCTTGCTCGTTACCTGCGAAGTGGTGGGTACCCCGGGCTCGGGCTTCGGTCCCTGCGGCGAAGGTTACTTCCGCTTGACCGCCTTCGGCGACCACGAACAGACCAAGGTGGCCCTGAAGCGTATTAAGGAAAAACTTTAA
- the dapF gene encoding diaminopimelate epimerase codes for MSLKFSKWTGLGNDFVLVEPGESFDMTLGKDLEQRVIELCDRRFGIGADGVVVVTPLKSSEEYVVAEKDIRATSDGKGNGIDFEMRIFNADGSEAAMCGNATRCVAKFIVSRGLGNGTSFVLHTKSGLIKPTILDDGRVCVDMGAPRDFLGTIKLTANTFDFTGETVSMGNPHTVIFVDDIDKVELENWGPVLEHDKQFPDRCNIEFAQVMEPGKIRMRVWERGCGITMACGTGSCATLVAAQRTNRVGLESDVILDGGTLHIKHEEGGPVLMTGPAKECFRGNV; via the coding sequence ATGTCTCTGAAATTCTCTAAATGGACTGGTCTGGGCAACGACTTTGTTCTCGTTGAGCCGGGTGAATCTTTTGACATGACTTTGGGCAAGGACCTGGAGCAGCGTGTCATTGAACTTTGCGACCGTCGCTTCGGTATTGGTGCCGATGGCGTGGTGGTGGTGACTCCCCTGAAGAGTTCCGAAGAATACGTGGTGGCCGAAAAGGACATTCGCGCAACTAGCGACGGCAAGGGTAACGGCATCGATTTCGAGATGCGCATCTTTAACGCCGATGGTTCCGAAGCTGCCATGTGCGGTAACGCCACCCGTTGCGTTGCGAAGTTTATTGTGTCTCGTGGCCTCGGCAACGGGACTTCTTTTGTTTTGCACACCAAGAGCGGCCTGATCAAGCCCACCATTCTGGACGATGGCCGTGTGTGTGTGGATATGGGTGCTCCTCGCGACTTCCTGGGCACCATCAAGCTGACTGCAAATACTTTTGACTTTACCGGCGAAACGGTTTCCATGGGCAATCCCCACACGGTGATTTTCGTGGACGACATCGACAAGGTGGAACTGGAAAACTGGGGTCCCGTTCTGGAACACGACAAGCAGTTCCCGGACCGCTGTAACATTGAATTCGCCCAGGTGATGGAACCGGGCAAGATCCGTATGCGCGTGTGGGAACGGGGCTGTGGCATTACCATGGCTTGCGGTACCGGCAGTTGCGCCACTTTGGTGGCGGCCCAGCGTACAAACCGCGTAGGCCTTGAATCCGACGTGATTCTGGATGGCGGAACCCTCCACATCAAGCACGAAGAAGGCGGCCCCGTCCTCATGACCGGTCCCGCGAAGGAATGCTTTAGAGGTAATGTATAA
- a CDS encoding SDR family oxidoreductase translates to MRYAVITGASSGIGAEFAKNLSARGYGLILVARREDRLRALASELGTPAEIFTADLSQQTECDRLGQFLDNFDIGVFINNAGFGDCGFFPETDLEKELRMINVNIVALHLLSKLAVKVLSKKGGHLLNVGSSAGLMPAGPYMATYYATKAYVVSLTQAIAIELEEARSCVSASVLCPGPVNTEFNHVANVQFSLPGISAKFCASYALKQMFKKQTIIVPGVMMKAAGIVSKIFPRHLVAKIAGSQQKKKIGKK, encoded by the coding sequence ATGAGATACGCAGTGATTACAGGCGCCAGCTCGGGTATCGGCGCCGAATTCGCAAAAAATTTATCTGCCCGCGGTTATGGTCTTATTCTTGTAGCTCGCCGTGAGGATCGATTGCGCGCACTGGCCTCCGAATTAGGCACGCCTGCTGAAATTTTCACAGCAGACCTTTCACAGCAAACCGAATGCGATCGTCTAGGACAATTCCTGGACAATTTCGATATTGGCGTTTTCATCAACAACGCCGGTTTTGGAGATTGCGGATTTTTCCCGGAAACAGACCTGGAAAAAGAACTGCGTATGATTAACGTGAACATAGTGGCCCTGCACCTGCTTTCCAAGCTTGCAGTAAAAGTTCTTTCCAAGAAAGGAGGCCACCTTCTTAACGTGGGGTCCAGCGCAGGACTTATGCCCGCGGGTCCCTACATGGCCACCTACTACGCCACCAAGGCTTATGTGGTTAGCCTCACCCAGGCCATAGCAATTGAACTGGAAGAAGCACGATCTTGCGTTTCCGCCAGCGTCTTATGCCCAGGGCCGGTCAATACAGAATTCAATCACGTTGCAAACGTGCAATTTTCCCTGCCGGGAATTTCCGCAAAATTCTGCGCCAGCTATGCCCTAAAGCAAATGTTCAAGAAACAGACGATTATTGTCCCTGGCGTCATGATGAAGGCAGCGGGAATCGTAAGCAAAATCTTCCCCCGCCATCTTGTAGCAAAGATTGCAGGCAGTCAACAAAAGAAAAAAATCGGAAAAAAGTAA
- a CDS encoding FISUMP domain-containing protein, with translation MKFLNLYLLILIACTLFFACDDSTSANSSNIQNDTAKEDTVYVQDTIRIIDSLSIHDTIKVPEYFKDTVKVKDTVKVKDTIIVRDTVIKEVDNCTISNNDDGSITLTCGEDIHQLFEALCDGRPYDARVQACKDGNVKDLCGNEEYDKGTYLCENGKLYPYFVDSRDKQVYKTVTIGEQTWMAQNLNFRADSSWCGGGVDHTTTEGDCNTYGRLYSWTTAMNIPEKYDTTKAEGTDLIQNLHRGLCPVGWHIPDISEWKTLYNYVMEQNPDVPYDVQMKSDSLWENKSTADYKSAAQPGMNLTGFNVLPAGVRSRSPLHWAAAVNNGLFINESNITYFITVSESTDSHFSYQTFTGYILSNNHAYQVPNESNGYSKMMSASVRCIKN, from the coding sequence ATGAAGTTTTTGAATCTTTATTTGCTAATACTTATCGCATGTACACTCTTTTTCGCCTGCGATGATTCAACCAGCGCAAATTCATCGAACATCCAAAACGACACCGCAAAAGAAGATACGGTCTACGTCCAGGACACCATCCGCATCATTGATTCATTAAGCATTCACGACACCATAAAGGTTCCCGAGTATTTCAAGGACACCGTAAAAGTCAAGGATACCGTAAAAGTCAAGGATACCATTATCGTCCGTGACACGGTTATCAAGGAAGTCGACAATTGCACCATTTCTAACAACGACGACGGCTCCATCACCCTCACTTGCGGTGAGGACATCCATCAACTTTTTGAAGCACTCTGCGACGGGCGTCCTTACGATGCTCGCGTACAGGCTTGCAAAGACGGAAACGTCAAAGATCTCTGCGGAAACGAGGAATACGACAAGGGAACGTACCTTTGCGAAAACGGGAAACTGTACCCCTACTTTGTCGATTCCCGCGACAAGCAAGTCTACAAGACCGTGACCATCGGCGAACAAACCTGGATGGCGCAAAACCTCAATTTCAGGGCGGATTCAAGCTGGTGCGGTGGCGGCGTAGACCATACGACCACGGAAGGCGACTGCAATACTTACGGAAGGCTTTATAGCTGGACCACCGCCATGAACATTCCTGAAAAGTACGACACGACTAAAGCAGAGGGAACAGACCTTATCCAGAATCTTCACCGCGGCTTATGTCCCGTTGGATGGCACATTCCAGACATCAGCGAATGGAAGACCCTTTACAACTACGTTATGGAGCAAAATCCAGACGTACCTTACGATGTCCAGATGAAATCCGACAGTCTCTGGGAAAATAAAAGCACCGCAGATTACAAGTCTGCGGCACAGCCTGGCATGAACCTTACCGGATTCAACGTACTCCCCGCGGGAGTCAGGAGCAGATCCCCGCTCCATTGGGCGGCTGCAGTAAACAACGGCTTATTCATTAACGAATCCAACATTACCTATTTCATCACCGTCAGCGAAAGTACGGATTCTCATTTCAGTTACCAAACGTTCACTGGCTACATCTTATCAAATAACCACGCCTATCAAGTTCCAAACGAAAGCAACGGATATTCAAAAATGATGTCGGCATCCGTCCGCTGCATCAAGAATTAA
- a CDS encoding glutamate synthase subunit beta, whose translation MALVQRIQDVYRPVEERVKDLKEVERLFTEEEIKAQAGRCADCGIPFCHGAGCPLGNLIPEFNTAVAAGDLRKGYDIISKTAFFPEFTGRVCPALCEASCTRQLNDDAVMVRQVEKYMIETAFKEGWVELPAAAPNGKTVAVIGSGPAGLFAAESLRRKGYAVTVYEKKPKVGGLLRYGIPNWKLEKEVIDRRVALMEAAGIKFVCNCEIGKDISAEYIRKNYDYLFLAIGTPNARDLNIPGRDAEGIYLALDFLHGSDPQNPDKYNAKGKKVLIIGGGDTGNDCVGKSLREGCKSVLQVEFMPKPPEGRSPSTPWPDWPYMLRTSYAHHEGGERRWNVSSKQFIVKDGKVAGVEAVKVEWEMSPLGKPLKPNEVPNSTEIIEADLVVLAMGFTGVPADGIVKDLGLELTPRTAIVQDPSRNIYAVGDCANGASLVVRAMADAKAKTAKL comes from the coding sequence ATGGCTTTAGTACAAAGAATTCAGGACGTGTACCGCCCCGTAGAAGAACGCGTTAAGGACTTGAAAGAAGTAGAACGCCTCTTCACAGAAGAAGAAATCAAGGCTCAGGCCGGACGCTGCGCTGATTGCGGCATTCCGTTCTGCCATGGAGCAGGCTGCCCTCTGGGTAACCTCATTCCCGAATTTAATACCGCTGTTGCCGCTGGCGATCTCCGTAAGGGTTATGATATCATCAGCAAGACCGCATTTTTCCCGGAATTTACCGGACGTGTTTGCCCCGCCCTCTGCGAAGCAAGCTGCACCCGCCAGCTGAACGATGACGCCGTCATGGTTCGCCAGGTGGAAAAGTACATGATTGAAACCGCCTTCAAGGAAGGCTGGGTGGAGCTGCCCGCCGCCGCTCCCAACGGCAAGACCGTTGCTGTCATCGGTTCCGGTCCTGCGGGCCTCTTTGCTGCCGAAAGCCTCCGCCGTAAGGGTTACGCTGTAACTGTCTACGAAAAGAAGCCCAAGGTTGGCGGCCTCCTCCGTTACGGTATTCCTAACTGGAAGTTGGAAAAGGAAGTCATTGACCGTCGCGTGGCTCTGATGGAAGCTGCGGGCATTAAGTTTGTGTGTAATTGCGAAATCGGCAAGGACATTTCTGCGGAATACATCCGCAAGAATTACGACTACCTGTTCCTGGCCATCGGTACTCCCAACGCTCGTGACTTGAACATCCCGGGCCGCGATGCCGAAGGTATCTATCTGGCTCTGGACTTTTTGCACGGTTCCGACCCGCAAAATCCCGACAAGTACAATGCCAAGGGCAAGAAGGTCTTGATCATCGGCGGTGGCGATACTGGTAACGACTGCGTGGGTAAATCCCTCCGTGAAGGCTGCAAGAGCGTGCTTCAGGTGGAATTCATGCCCAAGCCTCCTGAAGGCCGTTCCCCGTCTACTCCGTGGCCGGACTGGCCCTACATGCTGCGCACCAGCTATGCCCATCACGAAGGTGGCGAACGCCGCTGGAATGTGTCTTCCAAGCAGTTCATTGTGAAGGATGGCAAGGTGGCTGGCGTGGAAGCCGTGAAGGTGGAATGGGAAATGAGCCCGCTGGGCAAGCCTCTGAAGCCGAATGAAGTTCCCAATTCTACAGAAATCATCGAAGCGGATTTGGTGGTTCTGGCTATGGGCTTTACCGGCGTTCCTGCTGACGGCATTGTGAAGGACCTGGGTCTCGAACTGACCCCGCGTACCGCCATCGTTCAGGATCCTTCCCGCAATATCTATGCGGTAGGTGACTGCGCTAACGGCGCCTCCCTGGTGGTTCGTGCCATGGCCGACGCAAAGGCAAAGACAGCAAAACTTTAA
- the gltB gene encoding glutamate synthase large subunit, with the protein MKAQALYNPANEHDACGVGLVANINNVASHQIVLQGITVLKRLMHRGAAGGDPETGDGAGLLLSMPHKFFRKLYSDLPEKYGVAMVFVDNSVAADSYDAKIKELAAAEGCPVLKIREVPVDPKAIGRTARETLPHIRQYIFDGSKFGPVEADGKNPFEIKLFVLRRQIEKACESLYICSCSSKTIVYKGLLLAIQIEAFYKDLNDSDFESPIALVHQRYSTNTFPTWPLAHPFRYLAHNGEINTLRGNLNSLKAREPHLKSERIGEDLQKCLPLIAAGQSDSASLDNMFELLVAAGRSLPHAILMMMPQAWGAKHYMGRDVRGFFEYESMLMEPWDGPAAVAFSDGVNAGAILDRNGLRPARYTLCKDGLFVMASETGVLDINDADVEEKGRLKPGEIIYLDIENHRILKNAEMKAFVARSKPYRRWVAENKMSVRGLFSEINPSDVPEDLLIQQKRFGYSAEDLSVILQPMAKNGQEPIGSMGNDAALAVLSDKPQPLFNYFKQLFAQVTNPPIDPIREELVMSLTTYIGNHGNILEETPEQAHLIKIPRPIVTEDEIKHFENIGDKCFRAKTLKMQFPMGGNGEVLEAALQNLAGDAVRAVQEGFNIIVLSDKNVDWGYVPMPSLLATAAVNRTLVEAGVRPEIGLIVQSGEVREVMHFALLLGFGATVINPYLAFQSITNMCHTGELDVGPVTAAANYVKAVDKGLLKIMSKMGISTLRSYRSAQIFEAVGLNHEIIEKFLPGTASRIEGIGLDEIAREVDERNGISLKDASPILKEGGQYKFRKDGEMHLWTPQSLGAFRQAVQGGDYAKFKTYTQLIDDQSKRLATLRGLFKFKETTPIDISEVESRQDIIKHFVAGAMSLGSLSPEAHEAIAIAMNRNGAMSNCGEGGEDPDRDTPAPNGDIRSSAIRQIASGRFGVTIDYLRKAKDLQIKMAQGAKPGEGGQLPAHKVNEFVARIRHSIPNVSLISPPPHHDIYSIEDLAQLIYDLRNSNPKARVSVKLVSEVGVGTVAAGVAKAHADVVLISGHDGGTGASPLTSIKHAGLPWELGIAEAEQTLVLNDLRGRVKLQVDGQLKTGRDVVIAALLGAEEFGFATNLLASLGCIMDRKCHTNQCPMGLATQDPELRKHFKGKPEYVENFLFFIADEIREILASLGLRSLDEACGRSDLLDVNTAVEFYKAKKLDFSKIFSAVDAGNGKEQIKKHDPNYVPEELVNFDRRELLPFVQETLKNGKAVELSTMIHNVDRTVGTELSGEVAEHFGAKGLPEDTIKVHLQGVAGQSFGAFLAPGITLDIEGEVNDFMGKGLSGGKIIVRLSKNASFKAEDNVIAGNVIGYGGTSGKVFINGLAGERFGIRNSGMLLVTEGVGDHGCEYMTGGRVVVLGRVGVNFAAGMTGGFAYVYDETGHFDLSCNVDSVDLESVLPGTESESELLDIIKQHVEATGSEKGKRILEDWNNSRPKFVKVFPVEYRNALAKQAAK; encoded by the coding sequence ATGAAAGCTCAAGCTCTTTACAACCCGGCCAACGAACATGACGCCTGCGGCGTAGGTCTCGTAGCCAATATCAATAATGTTGCATCGCACCAGATTGTGCTTCAGGGCATTACTGTTCTGAAGCGTTTGATGCATCGTGGTGCTGCCGGTGGCGACCCGGAAACGGGTGACGGTGCTGGCCTTTTGCTTTCCATGCCCCATAAGTTCTTCCGCAAGCTCTATAGCGACCTTCCGGAAAAATACGGCGTGGCCATGGTTTTCGTGGACAACTCTGTTGCAGCTGATTCCTATGACGCAAAGATCAAGGAACTTGCCGCTGCCGAAGGTTGCCCGGTCCTGAAGATCCGCGAAGTTCCGGTTGACCCCAAGGCTATTGGTCGTACCGCTCGCGAAACCCTTCCGCATATCCGTCAGTACATTTTCGACGGTTCCAAGTTCGGTCCGGTGGAAGCTGATGGCAAGAATCCCTTTGAAATCAAGCTCTTTGTTCTCCGTCGTCAGATTGAAAAGGCTTGTGAAAGCCTGTACATTTGTTCCTGCTCCAGCAAGACCATCGTCTATAAGGGTCTTCTCCTTGCAATTCAGATTGAAGCCTTCTATAAGGATTTGAACGATTCTGATTTCGAAAGCCCCATCGCTCTCGTTCATCAGCGCTATTCTACCAATACTTTCCCCACCTGGCCTCTGGCTCATCCTTTCCGCTACCTGGCTCACAACGGTGAAATCAACACCCTCCGCGGTAACCTGAACAGCCTGAAGGCTCGTGAACCGCACCTGAAGAGCGAACGCATTGGCGAGGATCTTCAGAAGTGCTTGCCGCTGATTGCTGCTGGTCAGAGCGACTCTGCAAGCCTTGATAACATGTTTGAACTTTTGGTGGCTGCTGGCCGTAGCCTCCCGCATGCCATCCTCATGATGATGCCCCAGGCTTGGGGTGCAAAGCACTACATGGGCCGCGACGTCCGTGGCTTCTTCGAATACGAATCCATGCTTATGGAACCCTGGGATGGTCCTGCCGCTGTCGCATTCTCTGATGGTGTGAACGCCGGTGCAATCCTGGACCGTAACGGTCTCCGTCCGGCACGTTACACTTTGTGTAAGGATGGTCTGTTCGTCATGGCTTCCGAAACTGGCGTGCTTGACATCAACGATGCCGACGTGGAAGAAAAGGGCCGTCTCAAACCCGGTGAAATCATCTACCTGGATATTGAAAACCACCGTATCTTGAAGAATGCCGAAATGAAGGCATTTGTGGCACGTAGCAAGCCCTACCGTCGTTGGGTTGCCGAAAACAAGATGAGTGTTCGCGGTTTGTTCAGCGAAATCAACCCGTCCGATGTTCCGGAAGACTTGCTGATCCAGCAGAAGCGTTTCGGCTACTCTGCAGAAGACCTGAGCGTTATCCTCCAGCCCATGGCCAAGAACGGTCAGGAACCCATCGGTTCCATGGGTAACGACGCCGCTCTCGCCGTCCTTTCCGACAAGCCCCAGCCGCTGTTCAACTACTTCAAGCAGCTGTTCGCCCAGGTGACCAATCCGCCTATCGACCCGATCCGCGAAGAACTGGTCATGTCTCTTACCACCTACATTGGTAACCACGGCAACATCCTGGAAGAAACTCCGGAACAGGCTCACCTCATCAAGATTCCTCGTCCCATCGTTACCGAAGACGAAATCAAGCATTTCGAAAACATCGGCGATAAGTGCTTCCGTGCAAAGACTCTCAAGATGCAGTTCCCCATGGGCGGTAACGGCGAAGTTCTTGAAGCTGCCTTGCAGAACCTAGCTGGCGACGCTGTTCGCGCTGTTCAGGAAGGTTTCAACATTATCGTTCTTTCCGATAAGAACGTGGACTGGGGCTATGTCCCCATGCCGTCTCTCTTGGCTACTGCCGCTGTGAACCGCACCTTGGTGGAAGCTGGCGTCCGTCCGGAAATCGGTTTGATCGTCCAGTCCGGTGAAGTCCGCGAAGTCATGCACTTTGCCTTGCTCCTGGGCTTCGGTGCGACCGTCATCAACCCCTATCTTGCATTCCAGAGCATCACCAACATGTGCCACACCGGCGAACTGGATGTGGGTCCTGTTACCGCAGCAGCTAACTACGTGAAGGCTGTGGACAAGGGCCTCCTGAAGATCATGTCCAAGATGGGTATCTCTACTCTCCGTAGCTACCGCAGCGCACAAATCTTCGAAGCTGTTGGCTTGAATCACGAAATTATTGAAAAGTTCCTCCCGGGTACCGCAAGCCGCATCGAAGGTATCGGCCTCGATGAAATCGCTCGCGAAGTGGATGAACGTAACGGTATTTCCCTCAAGGACGCAAGCCCGATCCTGAAGGAAGGTGGTCAGTACAAGTTCCGCAAGGATGGCGAAATGCACTTGTGGACTCCCCAGTCTCTGGGCGCATTCCGTCAGGCTGTTCAGGGTGGTGACTACGCCAAGTTCAAGACTTACACTCAGCTGATCGATGATCAGTCCAAGCGCCTCGCAACTCTCCGCGGTCTCTTCAAGTTCAAGGAAACTACTCCCATCGATATTTCCGAAGTGGAATCCCGCCAGGATATTATCAAGCACTTTGTTGCTGGTGCCATGAGCCTTGGTTCCTTGAGCCCGGAAGCTCACGAAGCTATCGCTATCGCCATGAACCGTAACGGCGCCATGAGCAACTGCGGTGAAGGTGGTGAAGACCCGGATCGCGATACTCCGGCTCCTAACGGCGATATCCGTAGCAGCGCCATCCGTCAGATTGCTTCCGGTCGTTTCGGTGTGACCATCGACTACCTGCGCAAGGCAAAGGATTTGCAGATCAAGATGGCTCAGGGTGCAAAGCCCGGTGAAGGTGGCCAGCTGCCGGCTCACAAGGTGAACGAATTTGTGGCTCGCATCCGTCACTCCATCCCGAACGTTTCCCTCATTTCTCCTCCGCCGCATCACGATATTTACTCCATCGAAGACTTGGCTCAGTTGATCTATGACCTTCGTAACTCCAACCCCAAGGCCCGCGTTTCCGTGAAGCTGGTTTCTGAAGTGGGTGTGGGTACGGTTGCCGCAGGTGTTGCCAAGGCTCACGCTGACGTGGTCCTCATTTCTGGCCACGACGGTGGTACCGGCGCATCTCCGCTGACTTCCATCAAGCATGCCGGTCTTCCCTGGGAATTGGGTATTGCAGAAGCAGAACAGACCCTGGTTCTTAACGACCTCCGCGGCCGCGTGAAGCTGCAGGTGGATGGTCAGCTGAAGACTGGTCGTGACGTGGTGATCGCAGCCCTTCTCGGTGCAGAAGAATTCGGCTTTGCTACCAACCTTCTCGCAAGCCTTGGCTGTATTATGGACCGCAAGTGTCATACCAACCAGTGCCCCATGGGTCTCGCCACTCAGGATCCGGAACTCCGTAAGCACTTCAAGGGCAAGCCGGAATACGTTGAAAACTTCCTGTTCTTCATTGCCGACGAAATCCGCGAAATCCTGGCAAGCCTTGGCCTCAGGAGCCTGGATGAAGCCTGCGGCCGTAGCGACCTCCTGGATGTGAATACCGCAGTTGAATTCTACAAGGCTAAGAAGCTGGACTTCAGCAAGATCTTCAGCGCTGTGGATGCTGGCAACGGTAAGGAACAGATTAAGAAGCATGACCCGAACTACGTGCCGGAAGAACTGGTGAACTTCGACCGTCGTGAACTTCTCCCGTTCGTACAGGAAACTTTGAAGAACGGCAAGGCTGTGGAACTTTCTACCATGATCCACAACGTGGACCGTACCGTGGGTACCGAACTTTCTGGTGAAGTGGCTGAACACTTTGGTGCAAAGGGCCTGCCGGAAGATACCATCAAGGTACACTTGCAGGGTGTGGCTGGTCAGAGCTTTGGCGCCTTCCTTGCCCCGGGTATCACTCTCGATATCGAAGGCGAAGTCAACGACTTTATGGGTAAGGGCCTCAGCGGTGGTAAGATCATTGTTCGCCTGTCCAAGAACGCTTCCTTCAAGGCTGAAGACAACGTGATCGCTGGTAACGTCATCGGCTACGGTGGTACTAGCGGTAAGGTGTTCATCAACGGTCTTGCTGGCGAACGCTTCGGTATTCGTAACTCTGGTATGTTGCTCGTTACCGAAGGTGTGGGTGACCATGGCTGCGAATACATGACTGGTGGTCGCGTAGTAGTGCTTGGCCGCGTTGGCGTGAACTTCGCTGCAGGTATGACTGGTGGCTTTGCTTACGTCTACGACGAAACGGGTCACTTTGACTTGAGCTGCAACGTGGATTCCGTTGACTTGGAAAGCGTGCTCCCGGGTACCGAAAGTGAATCCGAACTTCTCGATATCATCAAGCAGCACGTTGAAGCAACTGGCTCTGAAAAGGGTAAGCGCATTCTCGAAGACTGGAACAACTCTCGTCCGAAGTTTGTGAAGGTCTTCCCGGTGGAATACCGCAACGCCCTGGCAAAGCAGGCCGCAAAGTAA